Proteins co-encoded in one Streptomyces sp. JH34 genomic window:
- a CDS encoding substrate-binding domain-containing protein, protein MPPYDARGEANRAKRHRAVLIGVEHYEGARNDLPAVARNLRLMREALTAERTGMLRPDDLVEVPSDGGPAATVGPLGVRAALAAAREEVDGLLVVYFAGHGIVRPDGSDLNLMFTESRVTRDRRHPFVDTLSWRDDIMPELRYARADWVVVILDCCFAGNALWAFSPAAGQNFALLTAAEPGVEIPSGDPATGTEFTASLHRLLTTGQGEPVTFTRIVTGVRQAMAPYKAVDGHPWVPDERRHGDDVVLARAAGPGPAVKPGGHRSQNRATRWGRRPAALLRRVTWTAAVVTAAVVALVGGGTWYLLGASADGACASPLELRVLTDPDLGPTVQKAADAYPKRDAHGCRSVGINVYDAKATDAVSALRSSSLWQEPPAACPASGACPRPQRDIGAQPDIWIPAAGSAWQRATAEGAGGGTGKPSAGTGRSVVELDRLGSVAYTPMVLGVPDTLLLAQSLQTDDPLGKIITGLEAAQEVDVLRPDPEVTEAALLATDALYATSADGHAATVEQGMAGVLRPMPSTARELMCALADGTHNDLEDRAAVLVPEQTLAQFNLSAGEAGRPACATEALAHRVAHYPSDVPMLDLPFVRVTWAGADRDADARKAAVEDFYDWLTTDREAQKCFTDDGFRGVGKGGPAQPGDDSVLRSEDNTTAVRERIPTTGPDADASASLTETLSRYRGALGPGRVLYLLDDSTSMADKRLWDGTGGAKELVARSMGSLGSKDAYGVWTAAVDAKKPMTELVALGPHARAGAQKAVAGAGTAAFDARIGEGLGAALTALRGDSAAPEQPRLLVLVTDGEDFEAVGRGEQGRLVAEAGRTPPVRVVTVSLQDGACTRGRFGDRLAVASGGRCLDPGDDIAAELAAEVAKTGTGDAE, encoded by the coding sequence GTGCCGCCGTACGACGCGCGCGGCGAGGCGAACAGAGCCAAGCGGCACCGAGCCGTGCTGATCGGGGTGGAGCACTACGAGGGCGCCCGGAACGACCTTCCGGCCGTCGCCAGGAACCTCCGGCTCATGCGGGAGGCGCTGACCGCCGAACGCACCGGCATGCTCCGGCCGGACGACCTCGTGGAGGTCCCCTCCGACGGCGGCCCGGCGGCCACCGTCGGCCCCCTGGGGGTGCGCGCCGCCCTGGCCGCGGCCCGCGAGGAGGTCGACGGCCTGCTGGTGGTCTACTTCGCCGGGCACGGCATCGTCCGCCCCGACGGCAGCGACCTCAACCTGATGTTCACCGAATCCCGGGTTACCAGGGACCGGCGCCACCCCTTCGTGGACACCCTGTCCTGGCGCGACGACATCATGCCCGAGCTGCGCTACGCCCGCGCCGACTGGGTCGTCGTCATCCTCGACTGCTGCTTCGCCGGAAACGCACTCTGGGCCTTCAGCCCCGCCGCCGGACAGAACTTCGCGCTGCTGACCGCGGCGGAACCGGGCGTGGAGATCCCGTCCGGCGATCCCGCCACGGGCACGGAGTTCACGGCCTCCCTGCACCGGCTGCTGACCACGGGGCAGGGGGAGCCGGTCACCTTCACGCGGATCGTCACCGGCGTCCGCCAGGCCATGGCGCCGTACAAGGCCGTCGACGGGCATCCGTGGGTCCCGGACGAGAGGCGGCACGGCGACGACGTGGTGCTCGCGCGCGCCGCGGGCCCCGGGCCCGCGGTGAAGCCGGGGGGACACCGCTCGCAGAACCGGGCCACGAGATGGGGGCGGCGACCGGCCGCCCTCCTCCGCCGTGTGACGTGGACGGCCGCCGTCGTGACGGCGGCCGTCGTCGCTCTGGTCGGCGGAGGGACGTGGTACCTCCTGGGCGCTTCCGCCGACGGCGCCTGTGCTTCGCCCCTCGAGCTGCGGGTGCTCACCGACCCCGATCTCGGACCCACGGTGCAGAAGGCCGCCGACGCCTATCCCAAGAGGGACGCCCACGGCTGCCGGTCCGTCGGCATCAACGTGTACGACGCCAAGGCCACCGACGCGGTGTCCGCCCTCCGTTCCTCCTCGCTCTGGCAGGAACCGCCTGCCGCCTGCCCGGCCTCCGGCGCCTGCCCGCGGCCCCAGCGGGACATCGGCGCGCAGCCCGACATCTGGATCCCGGCCGCCGGCAGCGCATGGCAACGGGCCACGGCCGAAGGGGCGGGCGGCGGTACCGGGAAGCCGTCCGCGGGCACGGGAAGGAGTGTCGTGGAGCTCGACCGCCTGGGTTCCGTCGCCTACACGCCGATGGTCCTCGGGGTGCCGGACACCCTGCTTCTGGCGCAGAGCCTGCAGACCGACGATCCTCTCGGCAAGATCATCACCGGGCTGGAGGCCGCCCAGGAGGTCGACGTCCTGCGTCCCGACCCCGAGGTCACGGAGGCCGCTCTGCTGGCGACCGACGCGCTCTACGCCACCTCCGCCGACGGGCACGCGGCCACGGTCGAACAGGGCATGGCGGGGGTGCTGCGGCCCATGCCCTCCACCGCGCGGGAACTGATGTGCGCCCTCGCCGACGGTACGCACAACGACCTGGAGGACCGGGCGGCGGTGCTCGTGCCGGAGCAGACCCTGGCGCAGTTCAACCTCTCGGCGGGCGAGGCCGGCCGCCCCGCCTGCGCGACGGAGGCGCTGGCGCACCGGGTGGCCCACTACCCCTCCGACGTGCCGATGCTGGACCTGCCCTTCGTCCGGGTCACCTGGGCCGGCGCCGACCGGGACGCCGACGCCCGCAAGGCTGCCGTCGAGGACTTCTACGACTGGCTGACCACGGACCGGGAGGCCCAGAAGTGCTTCACCGACGACGGTTTCCGCGGCGTCGGCAAGGGCGGGCCGGCGCAGCCCGGTGACGACTCGGTGCTGCGCTCCGAGGACAACACGACGGCCGTGCGCGAACGGATCCCCACGACCGGCCCGGACGCCGACGCGTCGGCGTCACTGACCGAGACCCTGAGCCGCTACCGGGGTGCGCTCGGGCCCGGCCGGGTGCTCTACCTCCTCGACGACTCGACCTCGATGGCGGACAAACGGCTCTGGGACGGCACCGGGGGCGCCAAGGAACTGGTGGCCCGCTCGATGGGCTCCCTGGGGTCCAAGGACGCGTACGGGGTGTGGACGGCCGCGGTCGACGCGAAGAAGCCGATGACGGAACTCGTGGCTCTCGGGCCGCACGCCAGGGCCGGTGCGCAGAAGGCCGTCGCCGGCGCCGGGACAGCCGCCTTCGACGCGCGGATCGGGGAGGGGCTCGGCGCGGCGCTCACGGCCCTGCGCGGTGACTCCGCCGCGCCCGAACAGCCGCGGCTCCTCGTGCTGGTCACCGACGGCGAGGACTTCGAAGCGGTCGGGAGGGGCGAACAGGGGAGACTGGTCGCCGAGGCGGGGAGGACACCGCCCGTCAGGGTCGTGACGGTGTCGCTGCAGGACGGTGCCTGCACACGCGGCCGGTTCGGCGACCGGCTGGCCGTGGCGAGCGGCGGACGCTGCCTGGATCCCGGCGACGACATCGCGGCCGAACTGGCGGCGGAGGTCGCCAAGACCGGTACGGGGGACGCGGAATGA
- a CDS encoding SEC-C domain-containing protein, with amino-acid sequence MRPDTPADHITEAERLLRTAGQYPEDHEPLFLQAAAHLELAGERARASTLYDELLASTDIAIENPHRVKALKASNLWEYGHEAEARAIIDGIRAAGPLDAAPWEIAAETLEAHDELEAAHDFFSTALTLLLAPGEEVPYATESLLIGRHRVRRLMGVAHDAWDELADTLHTAAVPLDELHDPKRLWALGSSDPGELRAEINRLRAELGTYRSALSRPFPVAVLHWPEDELRELLAAYPELAQEYVSHEDHLARLEAALRDLHAAGTPNLGIVTGTVPSYEAFAASEAASPSDPDLLPQYATTLAARGRAVPWPPARSAACWCGSGRPYRSCHGVS; translated from the coding sequence ATGCGCCCCGACACGCCTGCCGACCACATCACCGAAGCCGAGCGCCTGCTCCGCACCGCGGGGCAGTATCCCGAGGACCACGAACCGCTGTTCCTCCAAGCCGCGGCCCACCTGGAGCTCGCCGGAGAGCGCGCCCGCGCGAGCACCCTCTACGACGAACTGCTGGCCTCCACCGACATCGCCATCGAGAACCCGCACCGGGTCAAGGCACTCAAGGCGTCCAACCTGTGGGAGTACGGCCACGAGGCGGAGGCCCGCGCGATCATCGACGGCATCCGCGCCGCCGGTCCGCTCGACGCGGCACCGTGGGAGATCGCCGCGGAGACCCTCGAGGCGCACGACGAGCTCGAGGCGGCCCACGACTTCTTCTCGACCGCGCTGACGCTCCTCCTCGCGCCGGGCGAGGAAGTCCCGTACGCCACCGAGTCGCTGCTGATCGGGCGGCACCGGGTGCGCAGGCTGATGGGTGTCGCCCATGACGCGTGGGACGAGCTGGCCGACACCCTCCACACGGCCGCCGTCCCCCTCGACGAGCTGCACGACCCGAAGCGCCTGTGGGCCCTCGGCTCCTCGGACCCGGGCGAGCTGCGGGCGGAGATCAACCGACTGCGCGCCGAACTGGGCACCTACCGCAGCGCGTTGTCCCGTCCGTTCCCCGTCGCCGTACTGCACTGGCCCGAGGACGAGCTGCGTGAACTCCTCGCCGCCTACCCGGAGCTGGCCCAGGAGTACGTCTCGCACGAGGACCATCTGGCGCGCCTGGAGGCCGCGTTGCGGGATCTGCACGCCGCGGGCACACCGAACCTCGGCATCGTGACGGGCACGGTCCCCTCCTACGAGGCGTTCGCCGCCTCGGAGGCCGCGTCCCCCTCCGACCCCGATCTGCTCCCCCAGTACGCGACGACGCTCGCGGCCCGGGGCCGCGCCGTCCCGTGGCCGCCGGCACGGAGCGCGGCGTGCTGGTGCGGTTCGGGGCGTCCCTACCGCTCGTGCCACGGGGTGAGCTGA
- a CDS encoding SpoIIE family protein phosphatase: MADAPLMVVDGAGVVTGWSRAAERRFGPTTAAALGLRLMDVLAGDTRRSDGDGEAPPSLRFEPLAGAGWAVWAADESPGTGRDDDAIGAALLDVMFSQARVRVHLLDPDLRVLRISDPSADPGTDDSERLRGRPFRDVCAVEEPEKAEAFVREVLRTGVPGVDRPFRAARGDVSGGHRTLALTAFRLQKGNGARPGADGTVLGVTVSVVDISEQVRRLRRDVALDAVRDDVGGTLDVDSTCRDLVEALVPDYADVGVVEVVDAVLRGETPDPGPLGLEVPLRRAAYGGIGQAAHPVGDIRTVAPGTPYHRALSDLKIRVLSLEDAPWADADAARAGSLRNVGAHTLLVAPLMVHGAVLGLVSLYRCGDSEPFTEADVPVVSAMASRVALGIDNARRYVHEYTIASALQRRLLPQSTAPQPAVETDHLLLPGGDAGHWFDTIALSGARTGLVIGEVSERGIHAATTMGQLRTVVHALAALDLEPDELLARLYDTAARLAEERAQLPQSDPLNQEPLAATCAYAVYDPFTETCAVASAGHPAPLVVEPDGAAYVVGLPVGPPLGTSERAPVAAVSLSLKEGSLVVLHSNALRGHAQPSSGALRQALLPTNRPMRDLCDGVAHALPDDPDLRGAALLVARTHAMPQDRYAAWELPYDRSAPATARRLTSKTLADWHLEGDTGDATELIVSELVTNAVRYGSPPVELRLILDRGLTCEIRDGSTTAPYMKYAGAVDEGGRGLFIISQLASLWGTRYAPEGKTVWSEQTIPGKGA; the protein is encoded by the coding sequence ATGGCTGATGCGCCCTTGATGGTCGTGGACGGCGCCGGCGTGGTCACCGGGTGGAGCCGGGCGGCCGAGCGGCGGTTCGGCCCGACGACCGCCGCCGCGCTGGGCCTGCGCCTGATGGACGTCCTGGCGGGCGACACCCGGCGGTCGGACGGGGACGGCGAGGCGCCCCCGTCACTGCGGTTCGAGCCCCTCGCGGGGGCCGGGTGGGCCGTATGGGCCGCCGACGAGAGCCCCGGAACCGGCCGTGACGACGACGCGATCGGGGCGGCCCTGCTGGACGTGATGTTCTCGCAGGCGCGCGTGCGGGTCCATCTGCTCGATCCGGACCTTCGCGTCCTGCGGATCAGCGACCCCTCCGCGGACCCCGGCACGGACGACAGCGAGAGGCTGCGCGGGCGGCCCTTCCGCGACGTGTGCGCCGTCGAGGAACCGGAGAAGGCGGAGGCATTCGTACGGGAGGTCCTGCGCACCGGGGTACCCGGGGTCGACCGGCCCTTCCGGGCCGCCCGCGGCGACGTGTCCGGCGGGCACCGTACCCTCGCGCTGACGGCGTTCCGGCTCCAGAAGGGAAACGGGGCGCGGCCCGGGGCCGACGGCACGGTGCTCGGGGTCACCGTGTCCGTCGTCGACATCAGCGAACAGGTCAGACGCCTGCGCCGGGACGTGGCGCTCGACGCGGTCCGCGACGACGTGGGCGGGACGCTGGACGTCGACTCCACCTGCCGTGACCTCGTGGAGGCGCTCGTCCCCGACTACGCGGACGTCGGCGTCGTCGAGGTCGTCGACGCGGTGCTGCGCGGCGAGACGCCCGACCCCGGGCCGCTCGGCCTGGAGGTACCGCTGAGGCGCGCGGCGTACGGCGGCATCGGGCAGGCCGCCCACCCGGTCGGGGACATACGGACGGTGGCCCCCGGGACCCCCTACCACCGGGCACTGTCCGACCTGAAGATCCGCGTCCTGTCGCTGGAGGACGCCCCGTGGGCAGACGCCGACGCCGCGCGCGCGGGCTCCCTGCGGAACGTCGGTGCGCACACACTGCTGGTGGCACCGCTCATGGTGCACGGGGCGGTCCTCGGGCTGGTCAGCCTCTACCGGTGCGGCGACTCCGAACCGTTCACCGAGGCGGACGTCCCGGTGGTGTCGGCGATGGCCTCCCGCGTCGCCCTCGGGATCGACAACGCCCGCCGCTACGTGCACGAGTACACCATCGCCAGTGCCCTCCAGCGCCGGCTGCTGCCGCAGAGCACCGCGCCCCAGCCGGCCGTGGAGACGGACCATCTGCTGCTGCCCGGCGGGGACGCCGGCCACTGGTTCGACACGATCGCCCTGTCCGGGGCGCGAACGGGCCTCGTCATCGGGGAGGTGTCCGAGCGCGGCATCCACGCGGCCACCACCATGGGGCAGTTGCGCACCGTCGTCCACGCGCTCGCCGCCCTGGACCTGGAGCCCGACGAGCTCCTCGCCCGCCTGTACGACACGGCGGCGAGGCTCGCGGAGGAACGGGCCCAACTGCCCCAGAGCGACCCGCTGAACCAGGAACCGCTGGCCGCGACCTGCGCGTACGCGGTGTACGACCCGTTCACCGAGACGTGCGCCGTGGCGTCGGCCGGCCACCCCGCCCCCCTCGTCGTCGAACCCGACGGTGCCGCCTACGTCGTCGGGCTGCCCGTCGGACCGCCGTTGGGGACCTCCGAGCGGGCACCCGTCGCCGCCGTCTCCCTGTCGCTGAAGGAAGGCAGCCTGGTCGTGCTCCACAGCAACGCGCTGCGCGGCCACGCGCAGCCCTCCTCGGGTGCGCTGCGCCAGGCACTCCTGCCCACGAACCGGCCGATGCGCGACCTGTGCGACGGGGTGGCCCACGCACTGCCGGACGACCCGGACCTCCGCGGCGCCGCTCTGCTGGTGGCCCGGACGCACGCCATGCCCCAGGACCGGTACGCCGCCTGGGAGCTGCCCTACGACAGGTCGGCCCCGGCGACGGCGCGCCGCCTCACGTCCAAGACGCTGGCGGACTGGCACCTGGAGGGCGACACGGGCGACGCGACCGAGCTCATCGTCAGTGAGCTGGTGACCAACGCGGTGCGCTACGGCAGTCCGCCGGTGGAGCTCCGACTCATCCTCGACCGGGGTCTGACCTGCGAGATCCGGGACGGCAGCACCACCGCGCCGTACATGAAGTACGCCGGGGCGGTCGACGAGGGCGGGCGGGGGCTCTTCATCATCTCCCAGCTCGCCTCGCTCTGGGGCACCCGCTACGCCCCCGAGGGCAAGACCGTCTGGTCGGAACAGACGATCCCCGGGAAAGGGGCCTGA
- a CDS encoding DUF4287 domain-containing protein translates to MTEAVKGPAGYFPSIEKKHGRPIAEWKDLVRASPLTRHMEIVAWLKSEHGLGHGHANALVAHTLAEDKAAGQARA, encoded by the coding sequence ATGACCGAAGCAGTGAAGGGCCCCGCCGGCTACTTCCCCTCGATCGAGAAGAAGCACGGCCGCCCGATCGCGGAGTGGAAGGACCTCGTACGCGCTTCGCCACTGACCAGGCACATGGAGATCGTCGCCTGGCTGAAGTCCGAACACGGCCTGGGCCACGGCCACGCCAACGCGCTGGTCGCGCACACGCTCGCCGAGGACAAGGCGGCCGGCCAGGCCCGGGCATAG
- a CDS encoding extracellular solute-binding protein, whose protein sequence is MTYGDRRSGHRRARTAVVLCCLLAFVSAACTGGSGGSGESGQDGTAAGPIVVASGLDVTGSGSVRQQLIEEWNRRHAGSKDQQAKLVELPGGADQQRSQLLGALQSGSARYDVVNLDITWIPEFAEAGLISPLPVAGSGAATEDADFIRQVHATTVWKGRSYARPFNTDVGLLYYRPDLLTQADIEADKQPTANWTWDQLYSSVKTLGLNPVRRDERAGWTTQLKQYEGLTVNTVEAFADAGVHLTDSDGRYSSGPEDLKKGLDSLLDRVGRGRVQPAALTSDETASLTDFAEGRAVFLRHWPYAYGALGSLMKAKEYAVNRLPGKAVLGGQNLAVTADSPRAGNARALITFLTSRESERCLLDAGFAATRASVYGSTPKPCWPRVAAALRPAGGSSKAAATEAGTTGRQGTQAREAYIRLLGAALTEAVQRPRTPYYGAFTQVLQSHVHALLAAERPDTAAAADHLDHALRDVFAGR, encoded by the coding sequence ATGACGTACGGCGACCGTCGGTCCGGCCACCGCCGGGCCAGGACGGCGGTGGTGCTCTGCTGTCTCCTCGCGTTCGTCTCCGCGGCCTGCACCGGCGGGTCCGGGGGTTCCGGGGAGTCCGGCCAGGACGGAACGGCGGCGGGCCCCATCGTCGTCGCCAGCGGGCTCGACGTCACCGGTTCCGGCAGTGTGCGGCAGCAGTTGATAGAGGAGTGGAACCGCAGGCACGCCGGATCGAAGGACCAGCAGGCCAAGCTCGTGGAGCTGCCCGGTGGCGCGGACCAGCAGCGCAGCCAGCTCCTCGGCGCCCTGCAGTCCGGCAGTGCCCGCTACGACGTGGTGAACCTCGACATCACCTGGATCCCCGAGTTCGCCGAGGCCGGACTGATCAGCCCGCTGCCCGTCGCGGGGAGCGGCGCCGCCACCGAGGACGCCGACTTCATCCGGCAGGTCCACGCCACCACCGTGTGGAAGGGCCGCTCCTACGCCCGGCCGTTCAACACCGACGTGGGGCTGCTCTACTACCGGCCCGACCTCCTGACCCAGGCCGACATAGAGGCGGACAAACAGCCCACCGCCAACTGGACGTGGGACCAGCTCTACTCCTCGGTGAAGACCCTTGGCCTGAACCCGGTCCGCCGCGACGAACGGGCGGGCTGGACCACGCAGTTGAAGCAGTACGAGGGGCTGACCGTCAACACCGTCGAGGCGTTCGCCGACGCCGGGGTCCACCTCACCGACAGCGACGGCCGGTACAGCTCCGGCCCGGAGGACCTGAAGAAGGGGCTCGACTCGCTCCTCGACCGCGTCGGCCGGGGCCGCGTCCAGCCCGCCGCGCTCACCTCCGACGAGACGGCGTCCCTCACCGACTTCGCCGAGGGCCGTGCCGTCTTCCTGCGCCACTGGCCCTACGCCTACGGAGCCCTGGGGAGCCTGATGAAGGCGAAGGAGTACGCCGTGAACCGGCTGCCGGGGAAAGCCGTGCTAGGCGGGCAGAACCTCGCCGTCACCGCCGACTCGCCGCGCGCCGGGAACGCCCGGGCCCTCATCACCTTCCTGACCTCGCGGGAGAGCGAGCGCTGCCTGCTCGACGCGGGCTTCGCCGCGACCCGGGCCTCCGTCTACGGCAGCACGCCGAAGCCGTGCTGGCCACGCGTTGCCGCCGCCCTCCGCCCTGCCGGGGGCTCGTCGAAGGCGGCGGCGACGGAGGCAGGGACCACGGGGCGACAGGGGACCCAGGCGCGCGAAGCGTACATCCGGCTCCTCGGCGCGGCGCTGACCGAGGCCGTGCAGCGGCCGCGCACCCCGTACTACGGGGCGTTCACCCAGGTCCTGCAGTCCCACGTGCACGCGCTGCTGGCCGCCGAGAGACCCGACACCGCGGCGGCCGCCGACCATCTCGACCACGCACTCCGGGACGTGTTCGCGGGCAGGTGA